The Metabacillus schmidteae genome has a segment encoding these proteins:
- the urtD gene encoding urea ABC transporter ATP-binding protein UrtD — MKSILSCHDVVVDFSGFKALQGVNLDVESKGVLFLIGPNGAGKTTLLDVICGKTRATGGNITFKDDISLEKLPEQKIVETGIARKFQAPSIFLHLTSFENLEIAMKQKKNLFSILIARLSDTQKDKIDVMLKKIGLFEVRHEKAGALSHGQKQWLEIGMQLIQEPTLLLLDEPIAGMSGEERTKTGELILEISKECSVLIVEHDMDFVRKYSTKVVVMHEGKVLCQGEMKDIQENEEVKNVYLGRSG; from the coding sequence GTGAAGTCGATACTCTCGTGTCATGATGTCGTTGTAGATTTTTCTGGTTTTAAGGCATTGCAAGGAGTTAATTTGGATGTTGAAAGCAAAGGGGTTTTGTTTTTAATAGGTCCAAATGGAGCAGGGAAGACGACATTATTGGATGTGATTTGTGGGAAAACCCGTGCAACAGGAGGAAATATCACCTTTAAAGATGATATTTCATTAGAAAAACTGCCAGAACAAAAAATTGTAGAAACAGGAATAGCCCGAAAGTTTCAAGCTCCAAGTATTTTTTTACACTTAACATCTTTTGAAAATTTAGAGATTGCGATGAAGCAAAAGAAAAATTTATTTTCTATTCTTATCGCGAGATTATCTGATACACAAAAGGACAAAATTGATGTGATGTTAAAGAAAATAGGATTGTTTGAAGTTCGGCATGAAAAAGCCGGTGCTTTATCACATGGACAAAAGCAGTGGCTGGAAATCGGAATGCAATTAATTCAGGAACCCACATTATTATTATTAGATGAACCAATCGCAGGGATGTCTGGTGAAGAAAGAACAAAAACAGGTGAATTAATTTTAGAAATTTCCAAAGAATGTTCTGTTTTAATTGTAGAGCATGATATGGATTTTGTACGAAAATATTCTACTAAAGTCGTGGTCATGCACGAAGGGAAGGTGCTTTGTCAGGGTGAAATGAAGGATATTCAGGAAAATGAAGAAGTGAAGAATGTATATCTAGGAAGGAGCGGGTAA
- the urtC gene encoding urea ABC transporter permease subunit UrtC, which translates to MKKYSQGAYYGVFFLMLLVAPLLLSEFRIGLLAKFLCFAIIAVGISLIWGFTGILSLGHGVFFGLGAYCMAMYLKLEASPSGIPDFMEWNGITEIPFVWTLFKNPLFAISAAILLPFIIAAVIGYFTFKNRIKGVFFSLISQAVVVVTVTLFIGGQHITGGTSGLTNFFTIFQVPLADPGTKRILYFVTVGLLAVIMGVALVLTKSRFGRLLIAIRDGENRLRFLGYNPTFYKVFIYALSAAFAGVAGALFVLQVGIITPEMMGIIPSIEMVLWVAIGGRHSILGAVIGAILTNTAKSFLSETYPDFWTIFLGALFLIVVLYLPNGLAGLVEKIKMRFFKKDKVKEANQSEVDTLVS; encoded by the coding sequence ATTAAAAAATATAGTCAAGGGGCTTATTATGGAGTTTTTTTTCTTATGTTACTTGTAGCTCCATTGCTACTTTCCGAGTTTAGAATAGGTTTATTGGCAAAGTTTTTGTGCTTTGCAATAATCGCAGTTGGAATAAGCTTAATTTGGGGATTTACCGGTATCTTAAGCTTAGGGCATGGTGTGTTTTTTGGGCTGGGTGCTTATTGTATGGCAATGTATTTAAAGCTTGAAGCATCGCCGTCAGGAATTCCCGATTTTATGGAATGGAACGGGATTACGGAAATACCTTTTGTATGGACATTATTTAAAAATCCGCTCTTTGCCATTTCAGCAGCTATATTGCTCCCGTTTATCATTGCAGCGGTGATTGGGTATTTTACATTTAAAAATCGAATTAAAGGGGTGTTTTTTTCACTGATATCTCAGGCGGTTGTTGTTGTGACGGTTACTTTGTTTATTGGTGGACAACACATTACTGGCGGTACAAGTGGATTGACCAACTTTTTTACAATCTTTCAAGTCCCATTAGCAGATCCTGGAACAAAGAGAATCTTATATTTTGTAACAGTTGGGTTATTAGCGGTCATTATGGGAGTGGCGTTAGTGTTAACAAAGTCTCGATTTGGAAGGTTGCTTATTGCGATTCGAGATGGAGAAAACCGCCTTCGTTTCCTCGGTTATAATCCTACATTTTATAAAGTGTTTATATATGCTTTATCTGCAGCATTTGCAGGAGTGGCTGGAGCTCTTTTCGTATTACAGGTTGGTATTATTACACCGGAGATGATGGGAATCATTCCTTCAATTGAAATGGTCCTATGGGTAGCAATTGGAGGTCGTCATTCCATTTTAGGTGCTGTTATTGGAGCTATTTTAACAAATACAGCCAAAAGCTTTTTGAGTGAAACATATCCGGACTTTTGGACGATCTTCCTAGGTGCGCTATTCCTTATTGTTGTTCTTTATTTACCAAATGGTTTAGCTGGCTTAGTTGAAAAGATTAAGATGAGATTTTTTAAAAAAGACAAGGTAAAGGAGGCGAATCAAAGTGAAGTCGATACTCTCGTGTCATGA
- the urtB gene encoding urea ABC transporter permease subunit UrtB produces MSIIISQLFNGLSLGSILLLIALGLAITFGLMNIINMAHGEFIMIGAYTTYVLQQVFVQYLPKSLFDYYFILSIPLSFLIAALIGLIMEKTIVRFLYERPLDSLLATWGVSLILQQTARSIFGAPNVAVVAPEWLNGGLTVAGLTFPYKRLFIIALVLVSILMLFIYLYKTSSGRRMKAVTLNRNMASCLGVSTRSVDSTAFALGSGFAGVAGCSLTLIGSIGPTLGTSYIVDAFMIVILGGVGKLKGTILAALILGVLSTFVELSTSATIAKVIVFAFIILFLQWKPTGLVNVKVRALD; encoded by the coding sequence TTGTCGATTATTATTTCACAATTATTCAATGGGCTTAGTCTTGGATCAATTTTATTATTGATTGCGCTTGGTCTCGCTATTACATTCGGTCTTATGAATATTATTAATATGGCTCATGGAGAATTTATCATGATTGGAGCATATACCACCTATGTACTCCAGCAAGTGTTTGTTCAATATCTCCCAAAATCATTATTTGACTACTATTTTATTCTTTCAATTCCTTTATCCTTTTTAATTGCTGCACTTATTGGTCTTATTATGGAGAAAACAATTGTAAGATTTCTCTATGAACGACCACTTGATAGCCTGCTGGCAACATGGGGAGTAAGTCTTATATTGCAGCAAACTGCCCGGTCGATTTTTGGTGCGCCAAATGTTGCGGTTGTAGCACCTGAATGGTTAAATGGTGGGCTTACTGTAGCAGGACTTACTTTCCCGTATAAACGTTTATTTATTATCGCCCTTGTTCTCGTAAGCATTTTAATGTTGTTTATATATCTATATAAAACCTCTTCAGGAAGAAGAATGAAAGCAGTAACGTTAAATCGTAATATGGCGTCTTGCCTAGGTGTCTCAACTAGAAGTGTCGATAGTACGGCTTTTGCACTGGGGAGTGGATTTGCCGGGGTTGCAGGTTGTTCCTTAACGTTAATCGGTTCTATTGGTCCAACACTTGGCACTTCTTATATTGTAGATGCTTTTATGATTGTTATTTTAGGTGGAGTTGGAAAACTAAAAGGCACGATCTTAGCGGCGTTAATCTTGGGTGTTTTAAGTACATTTGTTGAGCTATCTACTAGTGCAACAATTGCGAAAGTAATTGTTTTTGCCTTTATTATTCTTTTCCTTCAGTGGAAGCCAACGGGTCTCGTCAATGTAAAGGTTCGAGCATTAGACTAA
- the urtA gene encoding urea ABC transporter substrate-binding protein encodes MIMSVFMLGACAAQTSNPTSENESSNSSATTSTDSDTVQVGILHSLSGTMAISEVSLRDAELMAIEEINAAGGVLGKQIEPIVEDGASDWPTFAEKARKLLQQDKVATIFGGWTSASRKAMLPVVEQNNGLLWYPVQYEGMEQSPNIFYTGATTNQQIVPAIDWMLENQGKNIFLVGSDYVFPRTANKIVNAQLKAKGGTVVAEEYTPLGHTDYNTIISKIKAEKPDAIFNTLNGDSNVAFFKQLKDAGITPEDIPVMSVSVAEEEIRGIGTDVLEGHYAAWNYYQTTDTPENKTFVENYKAKYGEDRVTGDPIEAAYIAVYLWKEAVEKAGSFEVDKVKEASDGIEFKAPGGVVKIDGETQHIYKTVRIGEVQADGQFKEVWNSGEQVKPDPYLKSYDWAEGLSPE; translated from the coding sequence ATGATTATGTCTGTATTTATGCTAGGTGCTTGTGCAGCCCAGACGAGTAATCCGACCTCGGAAAATGAATCAAGTAATTCATCCGCAACAACTAGTACTGACAGTGATACAGTTCAAGTCGGTATTTTACATTCTTTAAGTGGAACGATGGCGATAAGTGAGGTTTCCTTACGTGATGCAGAGTTAATGGCAATTGAGGAAATTAATGCTGCAGGTGGAGTATTAGGAAAGCAGATCGAGCCAATCGTTGAAGATGGAGCTTCGGACTGGCCAACTTTCGCAGAAAAGGCAAGAAAACTTCTTCAACAAGATAAAGTAGCAACCATTTTTGGTGGATGGACTTCTGCAAGCCGTAAAGCAATGCTTCCAGTTGTAGAACAAAATAATGGTTTATTATGGTATCCAGTTCAGTACGAGGGGATGGAACAATCTCCAAATATTTTTTATACAGGTGCTACAACCAATCAACAAATTGTCCCTGCTATCGATTGGATGTTGGAAAATCAAGGTAAAAATATTTTCTTAGTAGGATCTGATTATGTATTTCCTCGTACAGCAAATAAAATTGTGAATGCACAACTTAAAGCAAAAGGAGGAACAGTAGTTGCAGAAGAATACACACCTCTCGGACACACAGATTACAACACCATTATTAGTAAGATAAAAGCAGAAAAACCAGATGCTATATTCAATACGTTAAATGGAGACAGTAATGTTGCTTTCTTCAAACAACTTAAAGATGCAGGAATAACTCCTGAAGACATTCCTGTTATGTCAGTAAGTGTAGCTGAAGAAGAAATTCGTGGAATTGGAACAGATGTATTAGAAGGACATTATGCAGCATGGAATTATTATCAAACAACAGATACTCCAGAGAATAAGACTTTTGTTGAGAATTATAAAGCTAAATATGGTGAAGACAGAGTAACTGGTGATCCGATTGAAGCAGCTTATATTGCTGTTTATTTATGGAAAGAAGCAGTTGAAAAAGCCGGCTCCTTTGAAGTAGATAAAGTAAAGGAAGCGTCAGATGGCATCGAATTCAAAGCACCGGGTGGTGTTGTGAAAATTGACGGTGAAACACAGCATATTTATAAGACTGTTCGTATCGGAGAAGTTCAGGCAGATGGGCAATTCAAGGAAGTTTGGAATTCTGGTGAGCAGGTAAAGCCTGATCCATACTTAAAGTCTTATGACTGGGCTGAAGGTTTAAGTCCGGAATAA
- a CDS encoding CAP domain-containing protein — MRDRMPTRDPNNMTISSSKTDLTSKEYPHTRAIAVQDAKFKFIRANSKEEAEQQARQFIDQQKERALQYGNQFALQGQSQQQQAADRQQAPTDQQAQTNQQQNQAPAQQQEQAPAQPKEQAPTQQQEQAPAQPKEQAPEQQQKQAPAEAPKENKSQGQGVSQVAQQVIDLTNAERKKNGLPALKADTQLSGVAQKKSEDMRQNNYFSHTSPTYGSPFDMMRDFGVTYKTAGENIAQGQRSAQEVVQAWMNSEGHRKNILSKDFTHIGIGYDSNGHHWTQMFIGK, encoded by the coding sequence ATGAGAGATCGGATGCCAACAAGAGATCCTAATAACATGACTATTTCAAGCTCAAAAACAGATTTAACAAGTAAAGAATATCCGCATACAAGAGCTATTGCTGTACAAGATGCTAAATTTAAATTTATAAGAGCTAATTCTAAAGAAGAAGCTGAACAGCAGGCACGTCAATTTATTGATCAACAAAAAGAGAGAGCTCTTCAATATGGTAATCAGTTTGCTCTGCAAGGTCAATCACAACAACAACAGGCTGCAGACAGACAGCAGGCACCTACTGATCAACAAGCTCAAACTAATCAACAACAAAATCAAGCACCTGCTCAGCAACAAGAGCAAGCGCCTGCCCAACCAAAAGAGCAAGCACCTACTCAGCAACAAGAGCAAGCGCCTGCCCAACCAAAAGAGCAAGCTCCTGAACAGCAGCAAAAACAAGCACCAGCTGAAGCTCCAAAGGAAAATAAGTCTCAGGGTCAAGGGGTTAGTCAAGTTGCACAACAGGTAATTGATTTAACAAATGCTGAAAGAAAGAAAAATGGATTACCAGCACTTAAAGCAGACACGCAATTAAGTGGCGTAGCTCAGAAAAAATCTGAAGATATGCGTCAAAATAACTATTTCTCACATACAAGTCCTACCTATGGTTCTCCGTTTGATATGATGAGAGATTTTGGTGTGACGTATAAAACGGCTGGAGAGAACATTGCCCAAGGTCAACGCTCAGCACAAGAAGTTGTTCAGGCATGGATGAATAGTGAAGGGCACAGAAAGAATATTTTAAGTAAAGATTTTACCCATATTGGGATTGGTTATGACTCTAATGGTCATCACTGGACGCAAATGTTTATTGGAAAATAA